One Cryobacterium roopkundense genomic region harbors:
- a CDS encoding ABC transporter ATP-binding protein — MLRGINLTLTEHRIGIVGANGSGKSTLARMINGLVVPTSGTVTVDGLNVARLGKDVRKRVGFVFTNPDNQIVMPTVQEDVAFTLRRRGLTSEQIAERTAAALERFGLSAHAEHPAHRLSGGQKQLLALAAVLVSEPAIVVADEPTTLLDARNARRISELLQTLGQQVIMVTHHLELLEAFDRVIVIEDGHVLADGPPSDALSAYRALVS; from the coding sequence GTGCTACGCGGAATCAACCTGACGCTCACTGAACACCGCATCGGAATCGTCGGCGCCAACGGGTCGGGAAAGTCCACCCTCGCCCGCATGATCAACGGGCTCGTCGTCCCCACGTCGGGCACCGTCACGGTGGACGGTCTCAACGTGGCGCGCCTGGGCAAAGATGTGCGCAAACGCGTGGGCTTCGTCTTCACCAACCCCGACAATCAGATCGTGATGCCCACCGTGCAGGAAGACGTGGCCTTCACCCTGCGTCGCCGCGGACTCACGAGCGAGCAGATCGCCGAGCGCACCGCGGCGGCCCTCGAGCGTTTCGGCCTCAGCGCCCACGCCGAGCATCCGGCGCACCGGCTCTCGGGCGGCCAGAAGCAGCTGCTCGCCCTCGCGGCCGTGCTGGTCTCAGAACCCGCCATCGTCGTGGCCGACGAACCGACCACCCTTCTCGACGCCCGCAATGCCCGACGCATTTCCGAGCTGTTGCAGACCCTGGGCCAGCAGGTAATCATGGTGACACACCACCTCGAGCTCCTCGAAGCCTTCGACAGGGTGATCGTGATCGAAGACGGCCACGTCTTGGCCGACGGTCCCCCCTCCGATGCCCTGTCGGCATATCGGGCGCTCGTGTCGTGA